Sequence from the Coriobacteriia bacterium genome:
GTACGCGCATTCGTGTGCGTGCGCTGACCGCGGACCGGAAGGCCCTTGCGGTGGCGAAGGCCGCGATAGCAGCCGATCTCCATGAGGCGCTTGATGTTCTGCGAGACCTCGCGGCGGAGGTCGCCCTCGACCTTGAGGTTGCGATCGATGAACTCACGCAGACGGACAACCTCTTCTTCCGTGAGGTCGCGGACGCGAGTCGCCGGGTTGATACCGGTCTCGCGAACGATAGTCTGGCTGGTCGTAAGACCAATGCCGAAGATGTAGGTCAGGCCGATCTCGACGCGCTTCTCGCGCGGAAGGTCGACACCTGCGATTCGGGCCAACGGTTGACTCCCTCCTGCTAGCCCTGGCGCTGCTTATGACGGGGATTCTCGCAAATGACGAGAACGCGCCCGTGGCGCCGGATGACCTTGCACTTGTCACACATTCTCTTGACCGAAGGACGTACCTTCATCGTTCTTTCCTTTCGGTGCTGATCTTCAGATCTATCTGAACGCCCAGCCGCAGGCGCCGTTTTTCCCATTCAAAAGCCCGGTAACACGCCGCCGGGAGTGTCCACTAGCTGAAGGACAACGTTCGTTCCTACTTGTAGCGGTAGGTGATCCTGCCTCGGGTGAGGTCGTACGGAGAAAGCTCAACGACCACCTTGTCACCCGGAAGGATTCGGATGTAGTGCATGCGCATCTTACCCGAGATATGCGCGAGCACCTTGTGCCCATTCTCAAGCTCCACGCGAAACATCGCGTTGGGAAGGGGCTCTACTACCGTTCCTTCGAGCTCAATGGCATCGTCGCGCTTCGTCACGAAAGGCTGCTCCTCACAAGGGCTGAACCCGCAAGCGGATATCTTATCTTAGTTGTCATGTTGCCGTCTATACCAAACTGTCAGGCCGTCGCACTATTCCACCGTCAGGAGGATCGGACCGTCAGCCGTGATCGCCACGGTGTGCTCGAAGTGCGCCGAGAGCCGACCGTCGCGCGTGACCACCGTCCAGCCATCCGGAAGTGCATCGACGCTCGCGCTTCCGGCGTTGACCATCGGCTCGATCGCGAGCACCATCCCCACCTCGAGGCGTGGGCCCTTGCCGGCGACGCCGTAGTTGGGGACGTTGGGGTCCTCGTGCATGTTGCGCCCGATCCCGTGGCCGACGTACTCGCGAACCACCGAGAACCCCGCACCTTCGGCCACTCCCTGAACTGCGGCGCCGATATCGAACAGGTGGTTACCTGAGCGCGCTTGCTCGATTCCAGCATCAAGGGACGCTTTGGTAGCCGCCAGCAGCCGAGTCGCCTCGTCGCTGATCACTCCGACCGGGAACGTGCGGGCGTTGTCGCCGTAGTAGCCGTCGACAATCGCGCCCACATCGACGGAGATGATGTCGCCTGAGCGCAGCTTGATCATCTCGGACGGGATGCCGTGAACGACCTGGCAGTTGATGGAGGTGCAAAGCGTCTTGGGGAAGCCATGGTAGCCCTTGAATGCGGGAACGCCGCCGTCGGCGCGAATGGCCGACTCGGCGATCTCGTCGAGTTCGAAGGTCGTGACGCCTGCGGCGACGGCCTCCCCCACCAAACGAAGAGCCCGGGCGCTTACGCGCCCGGCCTCTCGCATGATCTCTATCTCGGCTTGCGACTTGCGCACGATCACGTGACGCCTAGCCCTCCAGAGCGGCCTGGACCTCGGCGAAAACGGCGTCGACCGGTCGGTCGCCGTCGATCTCGTGCAGAAGGCCCTTGGCTCGGTAGTAGTCAATCAATGGCGCGGTCGAACGCTCGTAGACGTCGAGGCGGTTGCGAACCGTCGCTTCGTTGTCGTCGTCGCGCTGGTAGAGCTCGCCACCGCACTTTGGACATGCGGCACCAGAGGACGCACTGGTGATTGCACCGCACGCGCGGCAGACCCGCCGCGACGTGAGCCGAGCAACGATCACCTCGGGATCGACCGTGATCGCGATGGCCGACTCGATCGCCTTGCCCAACGATTCGAGCTCGGCATCAAGGGCCTCGGCCTGAGCTGTCGTGCGCGGAAAGCCGTCGAGGATGAAGCCCTTCTCGGCATCCGGCTCGGCGAGTCGGGTCTTGACCAGACCGATGACCACTTCGTCGGGAACCAGATCTCCGGCGTCCATATAGCGCTTGGCCTCAAGGCCCAGCTCCGTGCCGGCCGCAACCGATGCGCGCAGGATGTCGCCGGTCGAGATCTGTGGGATCCCGTACGCGTCGATCATCTTTTGCGCCTGCGTGCCTTTTCCGGCACCCGGCGCTCCGAGCAAGACGACGTTCATCTCGTGCCCCTCCTTGTGGTCAGTTCGCCGTGCAACCTACTTGAAGAAGCCCTCGTAGTGGCGCATCTTCAGCTGGCTTTCGAGCTGGGTCATCGTCTCGAGGGCGACGCCGACCATGATCAGGATCGACGCACCGCCGAACTGCTGAACCAGCTGATTGTTCGTGGCGTAGAACATCATGTTCGGGATGACCGCGATGACGCCCAGGAAGATTGCGCCCGGAAGCGTGATGCGGTTCAGCACGTTCTCAATGTAGCGCGTGGTTGCGCTGCCCGGACGAACCCCTGGGATGAACCCGCCGTTCTTGCGCAGGTTGTCGGAGAGGTCGATGGGGTTGAACACGAGGGCCGTGTAGAAGTACGTGAAGAACATGATGAGTGCGAAGTCGAGCACCCAGTAGATGGGGCCCTTTGCCATCGCGTTGGCCGTCTGCTGGAGCCAGCCCACGGAGGGGAGCATCAGCGCGATCTGCGACGGGAAGAACAGGATCGCCGAGGCGAAGATGATCGGCACGACGTTGGCGCCGTTGATCTTCAGCGGGATGTACGTGCCCGAGCCACCGTAGACCCGGCGACCGACGACCCGCTTGGCGTACTGTACCGGGATGCGACGCTGTGCGCGCTCCATGGTGACGATCGCCGCGATGATGAACAGAGTCATGATCAGCAGCAGGCCGGTGAAGACACCGTTGCCGAAGGTGACCGACTGCGCAATGGCGAGCGGAAAACGGGAGACGATGCTCGCGAAGATGAGCAGCGACATGCCGTTGCCGATACCGTGCTGCGTGATGAGCTCGCCCATCCACATGATGAATGCCGTGCCCGCAATCAGCGTGATGACGATAACGATCTGCGTCACCCACAGCGGCATGGTCGCGTTGCCGGACATGGCTGCTCGAAACGTCGCGAGAAGTCCGATGGACTCGAGAAGCGCGATACCCAGCGTCATGTAGCGTGTGATCTGCGTGATCTTGCGCTGGCCGGACTCGCCTTCCTTGGCCCAAGCTTCGACCTTCGGGATGACGCCCTGCAGCAGCTGCATGATGATCGACGACGTGATGTAGGGCATGATGCCCAGCGAGAACACGGCGAGCTTCTCGAGCGCTCCGCCCGAGAACAGGCCGAGAAGTCCGAGGGCCGCGCTGCTGTTGATAACCGCAAGCACCCTCGCCGGATCGATGCCCGGAACTGGGATGAAGGCGCCGAGACGGTACAGCGCAATCATCGCCAGAGTGAAGATGATCTTGCGGCGAAGCTCCGGTACGCGGAAAGCGTTGGAGATCGCGGTTAGCACGGTGCCTCGACCGTCCCTCCCGCAGCCTCGATCTTCTGCTTCGCCGGGCCGGAGACCTTGTCGACGCGAATCGTGAGCTTCTTGGTGATCTCGCCATCGCCCAGAACCTTTACCGGCTCCGTGACGGACTTGGTGACGCCCTTGGCTACGAGCGACTCGCCATCGACGACGTCGCCGTCGGCGTAGAGCATCTCGAGGCGGGAGACGTTGACGACCGCAAACTCAACGCGGTTGCGATTCTTGAAGCCGGGGAGCTTGGGGAGACGCATGGCAAGCGGCGTCTGGCCACCCTCGAAGCCGGGACCCTTGGTGCCGCCAGCACGCGAGCCCTGGCCCTTGTCGCCGCGACCGGCGGTGGAACCGTGGCCGCTGCCGTTACCGCGGCCAACGCGCTTGCGCTTCTTGCGCGAGCCCGGGGCCGGGAAGAGGTCGTTGATCTGCATCTTTGAAGTACTCCCTTTCGTTTCGCTGTCACGAAGCACCTTGTCGCCTCGTGCTGCCGGCCGCTCGCCGCCGACTGACTTCCATAGACTGGCATCGTATCAGACGCCCTGAGGCCCGGCGTGAGCCGGGCCTCCAGTACTGCTCAATTCAGAAGGTCCTTAGAGCTCCTCGACCTTGACGAGGTGCTTGACCTTGAACACCATTCCGCGGATCACTGCGGAGTCAGCTTGCTCGACCGAGTGGCCGATGCGCTTGAGACCGAGTGCCTTGACGGTGCGCTTCTGATCTTGAGGAGTGCCGATGTAACTCTTGATCTGAGTGATCTTAAGCGTCTTGACAGCTTCTTTCTTTGCCATCGACTACTCCTCCCACCCGTAGATCCGGCCAACCGACATGCCGCGGCGACGCGCCACGTCCTGCGGGCTGGACAGCGAACGCAGGCCCTCGGCGGCGGCCTTGACCATGTTCAGCGCGTTGTCACTACCGAGCGACTTGCTGAGCACGTCGTGAACGCCAGCGAGCTCCATCAGCGCGCGCACCGGGCCGCCGGCGATGATACCCGTACCAGGAGCGGCCGGCTTGATCATCACGCGACCGGCGCCGAACACGCCAATGACCTCGTGTGGGAGCGTGTTCTCTTTGGTCAGTGCGACCTTGAACATGTTCTTCTTGGCGTCCTCGATGCCCTTCTTGATGGCGATCGGGACTTCCTGCGACTTGCCCATACCAACGCCCACATTGCCGGCGCCATCGCCGACGACCACTAGTGCGGTGAGCGCGAAACGACGGCCGCCCTTGACGACCTTCGAAACGCGGTTGATATAGACGACCTTCTCCTGCAGTTCGGAGACTGGGGCTTCTCTGCGCGCCATGTACTGATCCTCCCCTAAAACTCGAGGCCGGCGCTGCGCGCACCGTCCGCCAGGGCCTTCACGCGGCCATGATAGATACGGCCGCCACGATCGAAGACGACCTCCTTGATGCCAGCCGCGACAGCGCGGCGACCGACGGCCTCACCGACGGCCTTGGCGGGCTCGATGTTGGCGCCGTTCTTCAGGTCCGCGTTGACATCGGCGTCGACGCTCGACGCCGAGACGAGCGTGGTGCCCGCAACGTCGTCAATGACCTGGGCGTAAATGTGCCCGTTCGTGCGAGTGATCCGCAGACGCGGGCGGGCGGCCGTGCCGCTCACCTTCGCGCGAACCCTGCGCTGCCGGCGCTCGAGCTTCGCCTGCTTCGCCTTCAGCTTATCCATTGCTCACTGCTCTCCTCGATCTGACCGGCCGACTAGGCCGGACCGTCAGCGTGTTACTTCGCGGCCTTACCGAGCTTACGGCGCACGTGCTCACCCTCGTAGCGAACACCCTTGCCCTTATACGGCTCGGGCTTGCGCCACTTGCGGATGTCCGCGGCGACCTGACCGACGCGCTGCTTGTCGATGCCGCGCACGGTGATCTTGGTTGGCGCCGGAACCTCGAAGGTGATGCCAGGCTCGGCGATCACGACGACCGGGTGGCTGAAACCGAGCTGAAGCTCGATGTCGCTGCCCTTCATCGCCGCACGATAACCAACGCCAACGATCTCGAGGTTCTTGTGGAAGCCCTCGGACACGCCAGTCACCATGTTGGAGACGAGCGTGCGCGTCAGGCCATGAAGCGAACGTGCAGTGCGAGACTCGTCGGGACGCGTGACGAGAAGCACTCCATCCTCAAGCGTAATCGTGAGGATGTCAGTAAACGTCTGGGACAACTCACCCTTGGGTCCTTTGACCGTGAGGGTGGAGCCGTCGATCTTGACCTCGACCCCGGACGGGACGGGGATGGGCTGCTTGCCGATACGAGACACGGCGTTGCTCCTTTCTCAGTCCGGTCCGACTACCAGATGTACGCGATGACTTCGCCGCCGACGCCCTCTTTGCGGGCGACGCGGTCAGTCATCACGCCATGTGATGTGGAAATGACGGCGATACCCAGGCCACCAAGAACGCGCGGGAGCTCGTCCTTCTTTGCGTACACACGCAGGCCTGGCTTGCTGATGCGGCGGATGCCGGAGATGGTGCGCTCCTTCTTCGGGCCGTACTTAAGGGTGACCTCAAGCTGGTCCTGCGGCTCAGCGCTAACTACGGTGTACTCAGCGATGTAGCCCTCCTGCTTCAGGATGCGCGCAATCTCGACGAGTTTCTTCGAGGACGGCATCGTTGTCGCCGCCT
This genomic interval carries:
- the rpsM gene encoding 30S ribosomal protein S13, whose translation is MARIAGVDLPREKRVEIGLTYIFGIGLTTSQTIVRETGINPATRVRDLTEEEVVRLREFIDRNLKVEGDLRREVSQNIKRLMEIGCYRGLRHRKGLPVRGQRTHTNARTRKGPRRQIGAKKKGK
- the rpmJ gene encoding 50S ribosomal protein L36 — translated: MKVRPSVKRMCDKCKVIRRHGRVLVICENPRHKQRQG
- the infA gene encoding translation initiation factor IF-1; the protein is MTKRDDAIELEGTVVEPLPNAMFRVELENGHKVLAHISGKMRMHYIRILPGDKVVVELSPYDLTRGRITYRYK
- the map gene encoding type I methionyl aminopeptidase, whose amino-acid sequence is MIVRKSQAEIEIMREAGRVSARALRLVGEAVAAGVTTFELDEIAESAIRADGGVPAFKGYHGFPKTLCTSINCQVVHGIPSEMIKLRSGDIISVDVGAIVDGYYGDNARTFPVGVISDEATRLLAATKASLDAGIEQARSGNHLFDIGAAVQGVAEGAGFSVVREYVGHGIGRNMHEDPNVPNYGVAGKGPRLEVGMVLAIEPMVNAGSASVDALPDGWTVVTRDGRLSAHFEHTVAITADGPILLTVE
- a CDS encoding adenylate kinase, with amino-acid sequence MNVVLLGAPGAGKGTQAQKMIDAYGIPQISTGDILRASVAAGTELGLEAKRYMDAGDLVPDEVVIGLVKTRLAEPDAEKGFILDGFPRTTAQAEALDAELESLGKAIESAIAITVDPEVIVARLTSRRVCRACGAITSASSGAACPKCGGELYQRDDDNEATVRNRLDVYERSTAPLIDYYRAKGLLHEIDGDRPVDAVFAEVQAALEG
- the secY gene encoding preprotein translocase subunit SecY, encoding MLTAISNAFRVPELRRKIIFTLAMIALYRLGAFIPVPGIDPARVLAVINSSAALGLLGLFSGGALEKLAVFSLGIMPYITSSIIMQLLQGVIPKVEAWAKEGESGQRKITQITRYMTLGIALLESIGLLATFRAAMSGNATMPLWVTQIVIVITLIAGTAFIMWMGELITQHGIGNGMSLLIFASIVSRFPLAIAQSVTFGNGVFTGLLLIMTLFIIAAIVTMERAQRRIPVQYAKRVVGRRVYGGSGTYIPLKINGANVVPIIFASAILFFPSQIALMLPSVGWLQQTANAMAKGPIYWVLDFALIMFFTYFYTALVFNPIDLSDNLRKNGGFIPGVRPGSATTRYIENVLNRITLPGAIFLGVIAVIPNMMFYATNNQLVQQFGGASILIMVGVALETMTQLESQLKMRHYEGFFK
- the rplO gene encoding 50S ribosomal protein L15, which encodes MQINDLFPAPGSRKKRKRVGRGNGSGHGSTAGRGDKGQGSRAGGTKGPGFEGGQTPLAMRLPKLPGFKNRNRVEFAVVNVSRLEMLYADGDVVDGESLVAKGVTKSVTEPVKVLGDGEITKKLTIRVDKVSGPAKQKIEAAGGTVEAPC
- the rpmD gene encoding 50S ribosomal protein L30, whose translation is MAKKEAVKTLKITQIKSYIGTPQDQKRTVKALGLKRIGHSVEQADSAVIRGMVFKVKHLVKVEEL
- the rpsE gene encoding 30S ribosomal protein S5, which codes for MARREAPVSELQEKVVYINRVSKVVKGGRRFALTALVVVGDGAGNVGVGMGKSQEVPIAIKKGIEDAKKNMFKVALTKENTLPHEVIGVFGAGRVMIKPAAPGTGIIAGGPVRALMELAGVHDVLSKSLGSDNALNMVKAAAEGLRSLSSPQDVARRRGMSVGRIYGWEE
- the rplR gene encoding 50S ribosomal protein L18 is translated as MDKLKAKQAKLERRQRRVRAKVSGTAARPRLRITRTNGHIYAQVIDDVAGTTLVSASSVDADVNADLKNGANIEPAKAVGEAVGRRAVAAGIKEVVFDRGGRIYHGRVKALADGARSAGLEF
- the rplF gene encoding 50S ribosomal protein L6, producing the protein MSRIGKQPIPVPSGVEVKIDGSTLTVKGPKGELSQTFTDILTITLEDGVLLVTRPDESRTARSLHGLTRTLVSNMVTGVSEGFHKNLEIVGVGYRAAMKGSDIELQLGFSHPVVVIAEPGITFEVPAPTKITVRGIDKQRVGQVAADIRKWRKPEPYKGKGVRYEGEHVRRKLGKAAK
- the rpsH gene encoding 30S ribosomal protein S8, which translates into the protein MSMTDPIADMLTRIRNANSAYKAATTMPSSKKLVEIARILKQEGYIAEYTVVSAEPQDQLEVTLKYGPKKERTISGIRRISKPGLRVYAKKDELPRVLGGLGIAVISTSHGVMTDRVARKEGVGGEVIAYIW